A window of the Aliivibrio salmonicida LFI1238 genome harbors these coding sequences:
- a CDS encoding tetratricopeptide repeat protein — protein sequence MRKYGIVFWLVIVAVLLTGCRSEKKLLNIKQVSPTLIEMDLNETPTHEQLSAAGQLGGVLVPTKPVMDKVRPSSFDVFSHFSDDEKERKLFGQAIQNWNKHSYSDAVNKFDNFRQKFPHSAWTSEATLHMACNARFTGQYTTANILFNEIIEQNKDSDYIGARLMTAKAKSRLAVLRLMENNSEQAKNLFSQVYSDSPDWRLKVYASNWLRKLSVRKDSAGSLLDCGTRALSYLLEKDGFYEDAESVLGYIPDNENGFSISELILLSS from the coding sequence ATGAGAAAGTATGGAATTGTTTTTTGGTTAGTTATAGTTGCAGTACTTCTAACTGGCTGTCGTTCTGAAAAGAAATTATTAAATATAAAGCAGGTTAGTCCAACGCTTATTGAAATGGATTTAAATGAAACACCAACTCATGAACAATTGAGTGCCGCAGGTCAACTAGGTGGTGTTCTTGTACCCACAAAACCAGTTATGGATAAAGTTAGACCAAGTTCATTTGATGTATTTAGTCATTTCTCTGATGATGAAAAGGAACGAAAACTATTTGGACAAGCAATACAAAACTGGAATAAACACTCTTACTCTGATGCTGTAAATAAATTTGATAATTTTAGACAAAAATTTCCACATAGTGCTTGGACCTCTGAAGCGACATTGCATATGGCATGTAACGCTAGGTTTACTGGGCAATATACAACAGCAAACATACTTTTTAATGAAATTATTGAACAAAATAAAGACTCTGATTATATCGGGGCTCGTTTAATGACTGCTAAAGCAAAAAGTCGACTAGCAGTATTGAGGTTAATGGAAAATAATTCAGAACAAGCTAAGAATCTTTTTAGCCAAGTATATTCAGACTCGCCTGATTGGAGGTTAAAAGTATATGCATCAAATTGGTTAAGGAAACTATCTGTTCGTAAAGATAGTGCAGGAAGCTTACTTGATTGTGGAACTAGAGCCCTATCATATTTACTAGAAAAAGATGGATTTTATGAAGATGCAGAGAGTGTTTTGGGATATATACCAGATAACGAAAATGGTTTTAGTATTTCTGAATTGATTCTATTAAGTAGTTAA
- a CDS encoding LamG domain-containing protein: MDVSDNDGYAISGIAPEGSEFSMMYWVKTDAITLQLSGSSDSSTYGRSYLGVSRYGREYMHYGGGYSKSSSEPKPIKVGEWSHLGMTHNAEGSQVYINGELMFSRNYDNKYKRSGLALWIGALNKQYLATDLFSGQITDVQVWNRGLTQKEVRQYMAEMPNGTELDLQAAYDFNRWRGDWVYNKVSGQYDLKLVNGAYLKKR, encoded by the coding sequence TTGGATGTTAGTGATAATGATGGCTATGCCATCAGTGGCATCGCCCCTGAAGGCTCAGAGTTCAGCATGATGTACTGGGTTAAAACTGATGCGATTACCCTTCAATTATCAGGCAGCAGTGATAGTTCAACTTATGGGCGCAGTTATTTAGGCGTTAGTAGGTATGGCCGAGAATATATGCATTACGGAGGAGGCTATTCCAAAAGCAGCTCAGAGCCTAAGCCAATAAAAGTAGGCGAATGGAGTCATCTTGGGATGACGCATAATGCCGAGGGCTCCCAAGTTTATATTAATGGAGAATTGATGTTTTCTCGAAATTATGACAATAAGTATAAACGCTCAGGATTGGCATTATGGATAGGGGCGCTGAATAAACAATACCTAGCAACCGATTTATTCTCAGGGCAAATAACTGATGTGCAAGTGTGGAATAGAGGGTTAACTCAAAAAGAAGTTCGTCAGTATATGGCAGAAATGCCAAATGGAACTGAACTTGATTTGCAAGCCGCGTATGACTTTAATCGCTGGCGTGGTGATTGGGTATACAACAAAGTATCAGGCCAATATGATTTGAAATTAGTGAATGGTGCCTATTTGAAGAAAAGATAA